ATGTGGCATTCTGGAAAGCGTTGCCGGATCAGGTGCCAGCGCGGGATACGACACTGGTAAATTTGCGATTTTTGAGTTCGGAGCAGTCCGTGGAGGTCTGCGCACAGTGTCACGCACACAAGCGAATCATTGGGGAGGGATATCAGCCGGGCGATCCGTTTTACGACTTTTACGAATTGGAAGTGCTGGATAGCGAAAAGTTCTGGGCAGATGGACGCTACCGCGAACTGAATTACAACACGCTGGCTTTTTTGATGAGTTCGTGTTATACGGCGGGGCATCTGACGTGCGCTGGTTGTCACGATTCTCACCACCTGGGTCCCGTGAGAGCGGAAGGCGAGACGCGTGCTGCAACCTATGACCGGGTGTGCTTGAACTGCCACAGGATGGATGTGGGAGAGCCTATTGAAAGGCATAGCAATCACGAGACGGTGGGGTGCGTGGATTGCCATATGCCTCCTGTAGAAGAGGTGAAACGCATTGGGATATACGACCACCGCATCCTGTCGCCAGTACCGGAAAATACGGTTCGGTTTGGTATTCCAAATGCGTGCAACGAATGCCATAGCGATCAAACGCCCGACTGGGCGGCGAGCTGGGTGAAGACGTGGTGGGGTTCACAGGCAGAGGAAGTGGCTCAGGCCGAAGCAATTGTTCTGGGACGGATGGGGGATCCAAAGGCTCTGGATGGTTTGATCGCGCTTTCGAAAGACCAGAGTATGGTGTTGCGGGCTTCGGCAGCCGTGTTACTGGGCAGGCAGGCAGATGAGAGGGCTGAAAAGGCTTTGATAGACGCTCTGGACGATCCGCATCCGATGGTACGCACCCGGGCTGTAGAGGGATTGATGGTTTATGGAAGTGATGTGGGTATCGAGGCCGTAGCCGAGCGGCTGGATGATCCTTCGCGCCTGGTGCGCATTAGGGCGGCTTCGATGCTGGAGGGTGTGAATCTATCGCGCGATGAGGATAAGCTATCGGAAGCTCTGACGGAATATCGATCAATGGTGGCAGATCTTCTTGCCGACGATCCAGAGACACAGGTACAGGTGGGCATTGATGCATTGCAACGGGGCGATGATCGGGCCGGGGAGATGGCATTTCGACAGGCACTGAAGGTCTGGTCCGGAATGCCAGATGCTTATGCGGGGCTTGGTACCGTGTTTATCAGGAACAAGCAATTCTCGGAGGCGGTAAAGATGTGGCGAGAAGCAGCGGCAAGGGATTCGGCTCTGGTCGCACCTTTGCATCACGCCTGCGAGTTGTGGGAGGCAGATATTAGGAATGGGTTCAGAATGCGACCTGGCACAGCCCGGGATTACACCGACCTGGGGGATACATATACGCTTCGGGATTCTCTGGATGTGGCAATCTACTGGTACCGGAAAGCCATTGAATCGGATCCAAATTATGCTGTACCTTATCACAATCTGGCACTGGTCTGTGCAGAGGCTGGGCGGGAGGTGGAGGCAGAGGCAGCGTTGGATAGATACCGACAAATTGCGAAAGATGCGAATGCTGTGCGCGAGTTGGAAGTGTTGATTCGAGAAAGAAAGCAAAGGCCGGATGGATAGGCATCAGGAAGGAGGATGCTGTGAAGGTTCTGAAATGGATTCTATGTGCGATAGGGATTGTGGTGGTGGGAGAGGTTTGTGCTGCCGATCAGGTGATGTTGAAGTTGCAGTATCCAGAAGGGCGAATCGCGCGCTATAAGAACAAGTATCGCCTGGACTATTTTAGCGATAAGGCAGAGATGATTCTACGAGAAGGCTCGTTTACTATGCAGGGGTATGGGGAATGGCGGAGCCGAGAAATGGTGGTTGAAGGGGGCGATAGCGTGAAAGTGACTGCCAGCGTAGATAAGGCGGGGAGCCAGGCCATATTGACGGGTGAGCGATTGACCTATGAGCAATTTCCCTATACCCTGGATTTGTTGAACGACCTTTCGTTTGCCTGGGAGATTGCGCCCGGGGAACAGGTGGGTGCGTTTGGCCCCGATTTCCCGGCTTTCAAGGCTAAGCGCAAGGATATGATTACGGATTTGCGGCAGGTCTGGATGCCCGGTCTCGCGCCCGTGCTGCCCGATCAGCCAGTGTCGGTTGGGGATACCTGGGAGGGCGAACAGCGCATTGAGGTGCCGTTTTACGATTTCGATGCCGGGTTAGAGCCGTCGCTTGTGCAGTTTACCAGTGCGTATAAGCTGAAAAAGATTAAAAAGCAAAAAGGGCATCGGGTGGTGGAGATTGAGGAGGAGCGCGAGGTACATTACCGAATCTGGTTTCACATTGAGGTGTTGTCGCTGGTGATTGACGGCAAGGGATCGGGGAGTGCGGAATGGGAGATTGATATCGACCGCGGGCTTGTGCTTTCCCACAATATGAAGATCGGTCTGGGATTGCCGCAGGTGCGTATGGCAGGTGATCCAAAGCCTATTGATGATATCAAAGCAGAGATTGAATTGGTTTTTAGCCGGAAGCTGGATAAGCTGGAGAAAGAATAATGAGCCTGGCTTTTGATACATCTGTTGCAATTCAGTCAGCCGACCGGGGCGTGACCGCCCGCGCTGTATTGCTGGGCCTGGTGCTGGTCTGTGCAGAGGTCGCGGTGATTACATTTTCCGAGCCGGTGGCGCGGTCGTCTTCTATGAACGTGAGCCACTTTCCCGTGGGATTTTTCATGTGGTTTGTGGTTGTGATCCTGGGTTTGAACCCGCTTTTGAAATGGATTTATCCGGGGTATATGCTCTCGCGTTCAGAGCTTTTGACTGTTGCTGCGATGGGATTGATTGGGGCACATATTCCCGGTAGCGGTCTTTTGGGATTTTTCCTGGGGGTGCTGGCTGCGCCTTATTATTTTGCCTCGCCAGAGAATCAATGGGAAGCTCTGTTGCATCCGACTATCCCTTCGTGGTTGGCGCCTTTGAATGAGCGCGGTGCCATGCAGGGTTTTTTTGAGGGGTTGCCCTCAGGCTCAGTGCCGTGGTCTGCCTGGATTATGCCGTTGTTCTGGTGGATGTGTTTGATTGGGGTGCTGACTTTTGTGCTGCTGTGTATGGCGGTGATGCTGAGAAAGCAATGGGTGGAAAACGAGCGTCTGGTCTATCCCCTGATTTCACCGGTGTCCGATCTGATTGAAGATGACGGCGTGGGGGGAATATTGTCAGGTCTGATGCGGAATAAGCTGTTCTGGTTCGGATTTGTTTTGGGTTTTGGACTTTTGGCATGGAATTTTGTGTGGTATTTTTGGGATGCCTGGCCCCGTATCAACTTTTTTGGACGCAAAGATCTGGTATTTATCGATGGCTTCCCCGCGATGACCAACCGGGTCAATTTGTACATTATCGGGTTTGGCTATTTTGCCAATCTGGATGTGTTGTTTAGCCTCTGGTTTTTTTATCTGGTATATTGGGCGCAGAATGGGATTTTCAATCGCATTGGTCTGGATTTGGGTCCGGGAACGGGTGCGGCGAGTGCATGGGAAAATCTGGGGGCATTGTTCGCGCTGGTCTGGTGGGCATTGTGGACGGCGCGGCATCATCTGCGGGATGTGGTGAGAAAAGCGATCAATGCGAAGTACGGGGTGGATGATTCGGGTGAAATGGTGTCTTATCGGACAGCCGTAGTGGGGGTGATTCTGGGGTCGGGATTTTGTTTGCTATGGCTGTGTATGGCCGGGATTGAGTGGTACATCGGCGTTCTGTTTTTGCTCGCGCTATACGGGGTGTGTTTGGGGCTGGCAAAGGTGGTGTGTGAGAGTGGTTTGCTCTATCTGGCATGGGGAGTGAGTCCGCAGACATTGGTGACCAATTTTTTGGGGTCGGCATCTATGGCGGGGGGGACGATTACGACACTGGCATTTACAGAGGGACTGTTTTTTCACGGCAAGGGTATGTTTATGTCGTCTCTGGCCAATAGTGCGAAGATGGGTGATCTGGCCGGTACCGATCAGAGGCGGCTGGGCAAGAGCATGGGGTTGGCGCTGTTGGTGGGGATTCCTCTGTGTATTTATTTGAGCCTGGGATGGGGCTATGAACAGGGCGCGTATAATTTTGGAGGGTTTCCCTTTCGCTATGGTCGCGATAGCGTGTTTGCGCGGGCTGTGAGCATGATGCAAAGCCCTCAGGGGCCAGCGTCTTCTCGTCTGATGTTTTTTGGGGTTGGTGTGGTGGGCATGACGGTGTTGACGGTGTTGCGATACCGCTTGCCCTGGTGGCCGTTGCATCCGATTGGATTTGCCGTGGGTGGAAGCGGTCGCGCTACGAAAGCGACGTGGTCTATTTTTATTGCCTGGGCGTGTAAGTTTTTGATTGTGAAAATTGGTGGTGTGACGCTTTATCGCAGGTATCGTCCGTTGTTTACGGGATTGCTTTCGGGGTATTCGCTGGGGGTTGGGGTGTCGTTTGCGGTGGATGTGTTGTGGTTTATGGGCCGAGGACACTGGATTCATTTGTATTGAGGAGGAGTGATTTTGAAAAGATTTGGTTATGGGCTAATGGTGTGGATGCTATTTGTCTCAAATGTTGAGCCGTCACAGATGGACTCGGTGCTGGTCGATATTATCAAGGGCAATTATTACGGGGCAATGGTGCGGTGCGAGGATGTGATCGCAGTTGATTCAACAGCGGCGGATGCGTACCGATTTTTGGGATGGCTTCAGATTGTGACGAGGCAGGGCGATTTGCAAGAGGTAGGGGAGAATTTGCGGCGGGCCATTCATCTGAAAATTGAGGATGCAGGAGCGCATAACGATCTCGGCGTTGTGTATTTTTTTCAGCGTAACTACAGCCCGGCGATTGAAGCATTCAGGCAGGCGGTCGCGCTAAGACCCGATGAGACAATGTTTTACCGAAATCTGGGTTTTGTAGCTGAATTGGCGGGGGCGTATTCCGATGCGGAAGAGGCGTTTCAGGCTGTTTTGGAGCGAGACCCGACGGACGATCTGGCGGTTTACGGATATGGGCTTGCGCTGGTCAGGCAAGCGCGTTATGACGAGGCGCTGGAGGCATTTCAAAAGGCCGTCCACATGTTTTCGGATCGCAAAGAAGCGCATTTAGAAATTGGACAACTCATGATGATGCACGGCAAGTATGCGTCTGCTATATCTGCGTACAAACGGGCGACAAAAATCGATTTTGAAGATCCCAAAGGTCATTATGGACTGGCACAGGCTTATCAGGTATCGGGCGATTCGCTATCGGCGCGGCATGCGTGGGAGTCGTTTAAGTTTTTTGACGAGCGCCATCGGCATGCGGTTCGAGACCAGTATGTGTTGCCCGCGCGATTTGATAAGGTAGCCGATTTGCTGGATTTCGGAGACAGGTTTGTGAGATTGGGGCATCACGATAAGGCTATAGGGGTTTATCAGCAAGCGGTCGCTCTGGTGGAAGATCCAGATTTGCCGTGGCGGTTTAGTCCGGAGGTTCCCGTGGTGTATCTGGCTCTGGGACAGTCCTATCAGGCGTTGGGGGATGTAGAGCGAGCGCGGCGGTCTTATGATGCGGCTTTTGCGCTGGGTGAAGGGGGCCTGGTATCTGACGAGGCTTTGAGGCACAGGACAGATATGTTTTTGTGTGCCGATGGGTTGTCGCGCGATGTGGTGGAGGGATATGAGCGGATTGTGGCTATGGATCCGATTGCCTTTGCCGCGTTCTACATTTACGATCAGATTAGCCAGGCACAGGCGAAGACGGGAGATCTGAATAAGTGTATTTCGACCTATGAGACCAGAGCAGATCAGGTTGCGTATTCTGCGGGGTTGCTGGTGCGATTGGGGGTGGCACATGCGGTGGCGGGAGATATGGACGCGGCAAAGGCGTTGTACGATCAGGTGATTGGGGGGGCGGAAGATCCGCGCGAGTTGTATCTCCAGTTGTCGGTTCTCTATGGTCGGGCGGGGCGGAAAGCGGAGGCAGAGGCAATGGCGGCAAAAGCATCCGCAGATGTACGCAGATAAACGCAGATGAGTGTGACTGTACTTTCACAATTGGATGGGAGTATCAGTGATTAGAGTTATTGGCATTCTTTTTTTGTTTTTATGTTCGAGTTCTGTTGCCGCAGAGCAATTTGTGGAGGTTGCAGAAGCGTCTGGTATATCGTTTGTGCATCGGACCGGTGCGAGGGGGAATTGGCATTATTTGGAGACTATGGGGTCGGGCTGCGCTGTGTTTGATGTGGATGGGGATGGGGATTTGGATCTGTATTTTGTCAATGGAGAACACGGGCAGGCGGGCGGCGAGAACGCGCTTTATCGAAACGATGGTGGATTTCGTTTTTCGGCTGTTCCAGGCGCGCTGGGTGTGGGGTATGGTATGGGGTGTACGGTTGGGGATTATGACAATGATGGCGATCTCGATCTTTATACGACGGGTTATGATGCCAATGTGCTGTATCAAAATGATGGGCGTGGTGGTTTTGCGGAAAAGAAGGCGGGGGTGGCGGGCGGTGGGTGGTCTGCTGGCGCCACCTTTTTTGATGCGGATGGGGATGGCGACCTGGATTTGTATGTGGTGCGCTATTTGACGTATGATGTGGAAACCGATCCGGATTGTGAGCGGGTGGGCGTTCGCACGTATTGCGATCCGGGCTATTTTGAGGGGGCGCCGGATTTGCTTTATCGGAATGAGGGGAATGGAATATTTACGGATGTTTCCTTTGAGGCGGGTGTGGCGGATTCTTCGGGCAAAGGGCTTGGGGTGGTGAGTCTGGATTACGATGGGGATGGGGATACCGATCTCTATGTGGCGAATGATACGACGCCAAATTTTTTGTATCGCAATGTGGGGGGACGGTTTGAGAATGTAGGGATAGAGGCGGGTGTGGCGTTTAATGCGCAGGGCCGGACACAGGCGGGGATGGGGGTCGATGTGGGAGATGTAGATGGAGACGGGCGATCAGATATTTTTGTGACGAATTTTTCCTACGAGACCAATGCGATTTATCAGCGTGCGGGGGGCGGATTTTTCATGGAGGGAAGTGTGTCAACCGGAATTGCCGGGGTGTCTTTGCTGCCTCTGGGATTTGGCACTCATTTTTTTGATTATGACAACGATGGCGATCTGGATCTGTTTGTGGCAAATGGGCATATTTTCCCAAATGTAAAGGCGTTTTCCAGGGCGGAGTCCTATTTACAAGCGGATCAAATATTTCGCAATGTGGATGGGCGATTTGAGGTGGTTAATGCGGGCGTTGAAACGCCGGGGGTGAGTCGTGGGTCGGCGATTGGCGATCTGGATGAGGATGGCGATCTGGATCTGGTGGTGTTGCATTCGGGGCAAAGGGCGCGGGTGTTTCGCAATGAA
The Gemmatimonadota bacterium DNA segment above includes these coding regions:
- a CDS encoding ammonia-forming cytochrome c nitrite reductase subunit c552, with translation MRAVIPGTFLFVVMVCGCAKDAPQPVTSKAIYTGAEACATCHQETYKEWQGSLHQRSMQVPSVETVRGDFRQNNTYTYRGMTSRMFVRDGTYFMETDGADGKREVYPVEYAIGDRDTQWYLTTLGGGRIQVLPVYWDVREQTWFDPVEGLFDHPQGFAPSDVNYWTNFGRNWNFQCHDCHASQIEKNYDPETGTYATRWTDLSINCETCHGSGGQHVAFWKALPDQVPARDTTLVNLRFLSSEQSVEVCAQCHAHKRIIGEGYQPGDPFYDFYELEVLDSEKFWADGRYRELNYNTLAFLMSSCYTAGHLTCAGCHDSHHLGPVRAEGETRAATYDRVCLNCHRMDVGEPIERHSNHETVGCVDCHMPPVEEVKRIGIYDHRILSPVPENTVRFGIPNACNECHSDQTPDWAASWVKTWWGSQAEEVAQAEAIVLGRMGDPKALDGLIALSKDQSMVLRASAAVLLGRQADERAEKALIDALDDPHPMVRTRAVEGLMVYGSDVGIEAVAERLDDPSRLVRIRAASMLEGVNLSRDEDKLSEALTEYRSMVADLLADDPETQVQVGIDALQRGDDRAGEMAFRQALKVWSGMPDAYAGLGTVFIRNKQFSEAVKMWREAAARDSALVAPLHHACELWEADIRNGFRMRPGTARDYTDLGDTYTLRDSLDVAIYWYRKAIESDPNYAVPYHNLALVCAEAGREVEAEAALDRYRQIAKDANAVRELEVLIRERKQRPDG
- a CDS encoding tetratricopeptide repeat protein, which produces MKRFGYGLMVWMLFVSNVEPSQMDSVLVDIIKGNYYGAMVRCEDVIAVDSTAADAYRFLGWLQIVTRQGDLQEVGENLRRAIHLKIEDAGAHNDLGVVYFFQRNYSPAIEAFRQAVALRPDETMFYRNLGFVAELAGAYSDAEEAFQAVLERDPTDDLAVYGYGLALVRQARYDEALEAFQKAVHMFSDRKEAHLEIGQLMMMHGKYASAISAYKRATKIDFEDPKGHYGLAQAYQVSGDSLSARHAWESFKFFDERHRHAVRDQYVLPARFDKVADLLDFGDRFVRLGHHDKAIGVYQQAVALVEDPDLPWRFSPEVPVVYLALGQSYQALGDVERARRSYDAAFALGEGGLVSDEALRHRTDMFLCADGLSRDVVEGYERIVAMDPIAFAAFYIYDQISQAQAKTGDLNKCISTYETRADQVAYSAGLLVRLGVAHAVAGDMDAAKALYDQVIGGAEDPRELYLQLSVLYGRAGRKAEAEAMAAKASADVRR
- a CDS encoding CRTAC1 family protein: MIRVIGILFLFLCSSSVAAEQFVEVAEASGISFVHRTGARGNWHYLETMGSGCAVFDVDGDGDLDLYFVNGEHGQAGGENALYRNDGGFRFSAVPGALGVGYGMGCTVGDYDNDGDLDLYTTGYDANVLYQNDGRGGFAEKKAGVAGGGWSAGATFFDADGDGDLDLYVVRYLTYDVETDPDCERVGVRTYCDPGYFEGAPDLLYRNEGNGIFTDVSFEAGVADSSGKGLGVVSLDYDGDGDTDLYVANDTTPNFLYRNVGGRFENVGIEAGVAFNAQGRTQAGMGVDVGDVDGDGRSDIFVTNFSYETNAIYQRAGGGFFMEGSVSTGIAGVSLLPLGFGTHFFDYDNDGDLDLFVANGHIFPNVKAFSRAESYLQADQIFRNVDGRFEVVNAGVETPGVSRGSAIGDLDEDGDLDLVVLHSGQRARVFRNEFENSGHWIVVKLVGGMEGAESGFSNRDGIGAVVHVSAGGKIQVREVRSQSSYLSASDLRLHFGLGNARRVDRIEVRWVSGRVQVLEDVEVDRVVVVEEN